The genomic stretch TAAATTGTATTTCTAATATTTCCAATACCAATATTTCCCAAAAAATTCCCCATATTTGGAATACTGGAAGATTCTATTAATCCATTAAAACTTTCTTCtaaatcattaatgaaTGTTGTACCAATTGTACTCAATGTAAATAATGGTTCATAttgtaaaaattgttttaatggATTAATTATCATTGTTGTTAAAAAATTACTAccagtattattattattgttattcGATTTGATGAGAAGAAAATGTAAAATGACACCAATGAATCCAATGGTAATActaattttataaatattactattattatttaataataatgataaaacCCAATTCTTATCTCTAATAACTTTCTCATCATTGTCGTTATTATCTGTGTTAGTAGTGGTGGAATGGTTAACCCCTTGAGCTTCTTCAGTTGTACCACTCACTTCATTATTATGGAAGAATTTTCTGAATAATaaagttgatttaattctatgaattgatgaagatgtaattgaattggctaatgttaatgatgatgatagcAGATTTTCACtggaggaggaggaaggcaattcttcatcatcatcgtcataTTGTATTGATTGTATTGATTGTGATAattcttcctcttcttcttgtttcGCTAgtagttgttgaaaaattctttcttcttctatcAGTTCATCATTTATTTGTCTTGATATTTGTTCATCTTGTCTCGCTATTAGAATCAGTAATTCATTAACATCTtctgtttctgtttctgtttctgtttctgtttcttgCTTTTGTGATGTTAAATATCtatattgattgaatttatgTAATCTcaaatcttcatcttccTCAACTAATTTCGATGTATTACACAATACTGAATCAACattatattgtttaaaCCATTTATTCCAAGTAGTTTCATTATTAGTCAATTCATCTATGGGGAACATTTCAAGtaattcttttgatttatttagtATAGTGACTAATTGAGAATCAGTTAATccatcaaataaattactTGATGATATAGTGCTATGAACTATATCGGGATCAATACCACTAAAATCAACATCCTCAGTATTCAGTATATTCAATGTTTGCCAAATTTTGGATTTAAAAGTTATTAGACTGGCCACATAAATATACATATTGATTAACACTGAATTATAACTTATACTGAAATCCCATAATGTTAATATTTGTGATAAATTAGTTAAATCATGTGAATATATCgttaaaattgatgataatgcttgataaaatttataatcatAATTTAATCCTTGTGattgaataaatgaatttgaagtttgtttgattaattgaaataattgattatcaacaatttctaaaATTGTGGGGATTAATCGTAAATGGTTGATCGATAAATTAATATCACTAATTAAATAATCTCgtaaatgataaattgcTAAATTTTCCAACATTTTAAATgccaattcttcatcaatttgataatcatTGGAGTCTTCATATGTATTATTGGATCCGTTGATTgtattactactactactgttgttgttgttgttgttgttgttattgctgATATAACTCGTACCATTGATATTATAATCATCCAGTTTATCATTAGGAATATAACATactaataaaataatactgGCAATATCATGGAATccttgataataatttaaactAGGATATTTCcgtaataattttattattaaatttgataatttccCCTTTAAatgatcaatttcatttgttgTTAAAATTGTTGTATAAGAAGATGAACCTGAATACAGTAATGATTGAAtatgatttaaaattgttattgatcTTTGAATATCTAATTTCACTTgatcttcatctttatGAGGTGGTAATTCAACACATTGTAAATCttgtaaaaataaatcagtAGAATATTTGTTATTTGAAAGTATTGAAGTCGTAGGGACCTTGTCACTTTGGGATGCAACATCCGTCGAACcgatgttgttgttgttgttgttatcaTCTTCTATACCTAATAAGATTGGCCATATTTTGCATcttaattcattattaataagTCCATCAGTAGATCGAGCTAAATCACTTAACAATTTTAGTACTTGTCGTTTATCATTTGTCTTTGTCTTTGTCTTGGTAATGGtattataaattgttttaacttttaaatttttgatatgATCATTTAGGGGCAAATTATCTTCATTGCTTCGATATAATGATTCTCCTAAGAAATCTATATccattgatgaagaaggtTGATAGGATATCTCTGAAGTAACGACTGACATTGTTCAaaatatatgtatatgtatatgtttttgaaaagtCCTAAAGAGGGAGATCTTGGGTATGTATGaatgaaataattgaaaaaaagaagggggggggggggacAAAAGTAGTAAAAATAAGCAAAAAAAcagtagtaatagtagaAAGTAAtgcaaatgaaaatgatataGATTAATGTgttgaatgaaaaacaagGATATGTATgaagataaagataaagaaattgaaatgatAAGTCCAAGTGATAGTATAAATTGAGAGAgtaaattattaacaaGATTAgttttgtgtgtgtgatGAATTGCTGCTGCTGATGAAGGTAATATATATGTGGGCGTGTAAAAAGTGACAAAAGTTGTTGTGGCTTGTCAGATTACACGACCCCCCCCCTCCCAATAATACATGGAATTTAATTGGTTACTTATTACACAAAAGTCAATGTTTGAACATATTACACGTACTTAAAAATCATTTGGTAGCTCTATTGGTACAACTATttatctatctatctatcatcatcatcatcaagcTATCAAAGAATATATAAAACATATCCTTTTATActcaaattgattatgatgGACCTTAATCTCTTTACCCAAATAGTAATCAGAAACCAAAACATGTCTTCATAACAATACTTATTCAACTAAAAGTTATCCCCAGGGTTTACAATGTTATAGCAACGGAATTCCTAGCCACTTTTTAACCGATATTCCGCtctcaaaatcaatcaatcaaacaatcaaatcaattattagaaaaacaagaaatggACTAAAACTAAAGATGAATTATGGGgcgatttttttttttttcaatttgccGTAATTCGGTTtcaactttctttttaaattaGTTAGACGGAAAGTTAAGAACTTTTTGGATCTATGTATGTGTGTgggaatttttcaaatctaacctaaaccttttttttttcaactctAAACTTCTACAATCAATACTTTCTAACTCATGTCTGTTGCATTAGCTACTCCAATCAAAGACTTTATCGAATTGAAATGGTCTGATACTGCTATTTCCAAATATCATAACATTTGGCTTAGAGATAATTGTCATTGTGAAAAGTGTCATTATTCATTAACCAAACAACGATTATTGAATTCAGCTACTATTAACCCTGATATCAAAcccaaatcaattgatcttAAACAAGATGGATTGAATATTATTTGGGATCAAGAAGATCATGAATCAAAGTATGATTTTAACTGGCTCAGATTACATTCTTATCAACCACGTTTAATCCctattgatgaaaaattaaaagatggtaagaaattattgaaacgTGAATTCTGGCAAGTTAAAGAGATTGAAAAGAACTTACCTACAGTTGATTACAATAAAATTATGGAATCGACcgacaataataatgagAATGCTATTAAAGATTGGgtattaaaaatttggaaacatggattttgtttaattgataatgtcCCTGTCACTCCTGAAGATACTGAGAAATTatgtgaaaaattgaattatattaGACCTACTCATTATGGAGGATTTTGGGATTTTACTTCTGATTTAGCTAAAGCCGATACTGCTTATACTAATTTTGATATTAGTAGTCATACTGATGGGACTTATTGGTCAGATACTCCCGGATTACAATTATTCCATTTATTATATCATGATGGTACTGGTGGTACCACTTCATTAGTTGATGCATTCAAATGTGCTgaaatattgaaacaaaaataccCGGAAAgttatgaaattttttgcCGTATCCCTGTACCAGCTCATTCAGCAggtgaagaaaaagtttgTATTCAACCCGATGAATATaatccaatttttaaattagaTGATCAAGGACAATTATTACAAGTAAGATGGAATCAAAGTGATCGTTCAACAATGGATAATTGGGAAAATCCTGAAACTGATATTCCCAGATTTTATCAAGCTATACGTAATTGGGTAGAAATTATT from Candida albicans SC5314 chromosome 5, complete sequence encodes the following:
- the GYP8 gene encoding Gyp8p (Ortholog(s) have GTPase activator activity, role in vesicle-mediated transport and intracellular localization): MSVVTSEISYQPSSSMDIDFLGESLYRSNEDNLPLNDHIKNLKVKTIYNTITKTKTKTNDKRQVLKLLSDLARSTDGLINNELRCKIWPILLGIEDDNNNNNNIGSTDVASQSDKVPTTSILSNNKYSTDLFLQDLQCVELPPHKDEDQVKLDIQRSITILNHIQSLSYSGSSSYTTILTTNEIDHLKGKLSNLIIKLLRKYPSLNYYQGFHDIASIILLVCYIPNDKSDDYNINGTSYISNNNNNNNNNSSSSNTINGSNNTYEDSNDYQIDEELAFKMLENLAIYHLRDYLISDINLSINHLRLIPTILEIVDNQLFQLIKQTSNSFIQSQGLNYDYKFYQALSSILTIYSHDLTNLSQILTLWDFSISYNSVLINMYIYVASLITFKSKIWQTLNISNTEDVDFSGIDPDIVHSTISSSNLFDGLTDSQLVTILNKSKELLEMFPIDELTNNETTWNKWFKQYNVDSVLCNTSKLVEEDEDLRLHKFNQYRYLTSQKQETETETETETEDVNELSILIARQDEQISRQINDESIEEERIFQQLLAKQEEEEELSQSIQSIQYDDDDEELPSSSSSENSLSSSLTLANSITSSSIHRIKSTLLFRKFFHNNEVSGTTEEAQGVNHSTTTNTDNNDNDEKVIRDKNWVLSLLLNNNSNIYKISITIGFIGVILHFLLIKSNNNNNNTGSNFLTTMIINPLKQFLQYEPLFTLSTIGTTFINDLEESFNGLIESSSIPNMGNFLGNIGIGNIRNTIYGFN
- a CDS encoding uncharacterized protein (Trimethyllysine dioxygenase, the first enzyme in the carnitine biosynthesis pathway; hypha-induced expression, regulated by Cyr1, Ras1, Efg1; rat catheter biofilm repressed), which translates into the protein MSVALATPIKDFIELKWSDTAISKYHNIWLRDNCHCEKCHYSLTKQRLLNSATINPDIKPKSIDLKQDGLNIIWDQEDHESKYDFNWLRLHSYQPRLIPIDEKLKDGKKLLKREFWQVKEIEKNLPTVDYNKIMESTDNNNENAIKDWVLKIWKHGFCLIDNVPVTPEDTEKLCEKLNYIRPTHYGGFWDFTSDLAKADTAYTNFDISSHTDGTYWSDTPGLQLFHLLYHDGTGGTTSLVDAFKCAEILKQKYPESYEIFCRIPVPAHSAGEEKVCIQPDEYNPIFKLDDQGQLLQVRWNQSDRSTMDNWENPETDIPRFYQAIRNWVEIITSPENEMWYQMKPGQCLIFDNWRVFHSRSEFTGKRRLCGAYFERDDFVSRLKLLVLGRQAVLDAI